From the Synergistota bacterium genome, the window TGGTTATGAGCTAATCACTTCTGCCCCTTCAAGCCTGGAAGAGTGCATACTTGAGCCTTAGAAAGAACAAAGCTGAAGCCTCCGCTTCCTTAAAAAGAAAAAGGAAGCGGAGGCTTCAAATATACTCATACTAATTTAGAAGGGAGCTTCCAAAATACTCGGGTTATGATAAAATAGCTATATAGATTTAGTTAAAGCAGGGGTGAGAGCTTGCTTATAAAAAGGAGTATTCTTACCCAACTTAGAAACCATCTCTCGAAACCAGAAATAACGGTCATAACTGGACCCCGCCAGAGCGGTAAAACTACTCTTGTAAAGATCCTTCAGAAAGAGCTTCAAGAAAAAGGCAAAAGAGTTATTTATTTCAACCTCGATATAGAGGAAGACAAGTTTCACTTTACCTCTCCGAGGAGCTTTTTGAAAAAGCTTCAGCTCGAGCTTGGTAAAGAAGGAGGTTTTGTTTTCATAGACGAGGTCCAGAGAATTAAAAATGCAGGCCTATTTCTGAAAGGGCTCTATGACATGGAGCTCCCCTATAAGTTTGTAGTCACAGGATCTGGCACAATAGATCTTAAAGAGAAAATACAAGAATCCCTTGCGGGAAGAAAAAGAGTTTTCGAGCTTGACCCAGTAAGCTTTGAAGAATTTGTTAACTACAAAACCTTCTATAGATACGAAGATAGGCTCAAGAGCTTTTTTGAAATCGAAAAGGAAAAAACGCGAGATTTCCTGGAAGAATATCTTCAGTTCGGAGGCTATCCAAAAATCGTGACGGAAGAAAACATTCGAGAGAAACGCGAGATTATAAGGGAAATATACAATAGCTATGTAGAAAAGGACATTAAAGGTTTTCTCATGGTCATGAAAGTTCCCCAGTTTTCAGCTTTGCTAAGGTTTCTCGGTATCCTGGCAGGAAAACTACTCAACTTTTCCTCCCTATCATCTCAAGCTGGTATAACCGAAAAAACTCTTAAAGAGTACCTTTACTACCTTCAAAGAACCTTTATCATAGATCTAATAACGCCCTTCTTCACAAATAAATTGAAGGAGCTCGTTAAAGCTCCCATATGCTATTTCAGAGATATAGGCATGAGA encodes:
- a CDS encoding ATP-binding protein, with the translated sequence MLIKRSILTQLRNHLSKPEITVITGPRQSGKTTLVKILQKELQEKGKRVIYFNLDIEEDKFHFTSPRSFLKKLQLELGKEGGFVFIDEVQRIKNAGLFLKGLYDMELPYKFVVTGSGTIDLKEKIQESLAGRKRVFELDPVSFEEFVNYKTFYRYEDRLKSFFEIEKEKTRDFLEEYLQFGGYPKIVTEENIREKREIIREIYNSYVEKDIKGFLMVMKVPQFSALLRFLGILAGKLLNFSSLSSQAGITEKTLKEYLYYLQRTFIIDLITPFFTNKLKELVKAPICYFRDIGMRNYAAGEFGNLYDYSFVFQNFVYLKLKKLSRELDFTIHYWRSKEKAEVDFVLRKGEEILPIEVKWHAGKSLSPPRSLRSFIKRYNPPLAIILTPDTEGFERAENTDIKISPFYKADELIRKRFCEYR